A region of Nostoc sp. 'Peltigera membranacea cyanobiont' N6 DNA encodes the following proteins:
- the thiS gene encoding sulfur carrier protein ThiS has translation MSNEITIQVNGETHSCPFETFLPDLLQKLGFNPRLVAVEYNGEILHRQFWTDTKVQPGDRLEVVTIVGGG, from the coding sequence ATGTCTAATGAGATTACGATTCAGGTAAATGGGGAAACCCATAGCTGCCCATTTGAAACTTTTTTACCCGATTTGCTCCAAAAATTGGGTTTTAACCCCCGCTTGGTGGCTGTAGAATATAATGGCGAAATTTTACACCGCCAGTTTTGGACGGATACAAAAGTGCAACCAGGCGATCGCTTAGAAGTGGTAACTATTGTCGGAGGTGGTTAG
- a CDS encoding glycosyltransferase family 4 protein — protein sequence MEHISQLTAEIRDKAAYPDILVISRIFLPKEAVIGEYMYNRCLQDPERVIVLTASCSGDKVFDESQQFPVYRWFYPRYWRSGFVGNILKPFVNIVCSFVLAIRLYFRYHYRYIEWGHGYDFPSLLLLSYFLPIRFFIYLHGNDFLCTLHNPVLRSLFKLTLKRAEGIVCNSSYTQDYLRTAFRLDTPTHVINPVIRPEKFGNNVESPSSLDDLRVRVRQAYNIPDSSIVILSIGRLVKHKGFDRVIDNIPLLLTFGVDVHYIICGQGPSESQLKSLAHRLRVDKRVHFAGYVPERELAGYYAACDIFAMLTLLDTKPNNMEGFGMVYLEASYFGKPIIAPRLGGVLDIVQHEENGILVNPNSGCEVFQAFNRLCKDRQLREQLGRKGKELAKGRTLHRSLYKSEGRNAIL from the coding sequence ATGGAACATATTTCTCAACTAACAGCTGAAATCAGAGATAAAGCTGCATACCCAGATATCCTAGTCATCAGCCGGATCTTCCTGCCGAAAGAAGCTGTAATTGGGGAATATATGTATAATCGCTGTCTCCAAGATCCAGAGCGAGTTATTGTGCTGACAGCGAGTTGTTCAGGAGATAAAGTATTTGACGAAAGTCAACAATTTCCTGTGTATCGCTGGTTTTATCCTAGATACTGGCGTAGTGGCTTTGTGGGAAATATCCTGAAGCCTTTTGTCAATATTGTCTGCTCATTTGTCCTCGCAATCAGACTCTATTTCCGTTATCACTACCGTTATATAGAATGGGGCCACGGCTATGACTTTCCTTCACTGTTGCTATTGAGCTATTTTTTACCTATTCGCTTTTTTATCTATTTGCACGGGAATGATTTTCTTTGTACTTTACACAATCCCGTGCTGCGATCGCTATTTAAATTAACACTCAAACGCGCCGAAGGTATTGTTTGTAACAGTTCTTATACACAAGACTATCTCAGAACTGCTTTCCGATTAGATACTCCTACCCACGTCATTAACCCAGTAATCAGACCAGAAAAATTTGGTAATAATGTAGAGAGTCCCAGCAGCCTTGATGATTTAAGGGTTCGCGTGCGTCAGGCGTACAACATTCCCGATTCATCAATAGTTATTCTCTCCATAGGAAGGCTTGTAAAACATAAAGGTTTCGACCGAGTAATTGATAACATTCCACTATTGCTAACTTTTGGGGTGGATGTTCACTATATAATCTGCGGTCAAGGGCCAAGTGAATCACAACTGAAATCTTTGGCGCATCGTTTGCGGGTAGATAAGCGCGTCCACTTTGCCGGATATGTGCCGGAGCGAGAATTAGCAGGTTATTATGCAGCTTGCGATATATTTGCCATGCTGACTTTATTGGATACTAAACCTAACAATATGGAGGGTTTTGGTATGGTTTATTTAGAAGCAAGTTACTTCGGTAAGCCGATAATTGCCCCTCGCTTAGGCGGTGTTCTAGATATAGTTCAGCATGAGGAAAATGGGATACTGGTTAATCCCAATTCTGGTTGTGAAGTTTTTCAAGCTTTCAATCGGTTGTGCAAAGATCGGCAGCTACGCGAGCAACTTGGCCGCAAAGGTAAAGAATTAGCCAAGGGTCGAACCCTTCATCGATCGCTTTACAAATCAGAGGGGAGAAACGCAATTTTGTGA
- a CDS encoding thiamine phosphate synthase, with amino-acid sequence MVEPFSQKEQIQQVVYRILDANLDRAREGLRIIEEWCRFGLNNAQLALECKRLRQDVARWHTSELRAARDTPGDPGTELTHPQEEERASIKSVLQANFCRVEEALRVLEEYSKLTQPSMAKACKQMRYQVYTLESSLMGHQRHQLLWRSHLYLVTSPHENLLNNVEAALKGGLTLLQYRDKTADDSLRLEQARKLRQLCHIYGALFIVNDRVDLALAVDADGVHLGQQDMPIAVARQLLGSQRLIGLSTTNKEEMQGAIAESVDYIGVGPVYETPTKVGKAATGLEYVSYAAKNCSIPWFAIGGIDANNINDAIDAGAKRVAVVRSLMQAEQPTLVTQYLLSQLNRIKPEI; translated from the coding sequence ATGGTCGAGCCATTCAGCCAAAAAGAGCAAATACAACAAGTTGTTTACCGCATTTTAGATGCCAATTTAGACCGCGCTCGTGAAGGCTTACGAATTATTGAAGAATGGTGTCGTTTTGGCTTGAATAATGCCCAGTTAGCTCTTGAATGCAAGCGCCTGCGCCAAGATGTAGCCAGGTGGCATACCTCAGAATTGCGGGCGGCGCGAGATACACCAGGCGATCCTGGAACTGAGTTAACCCATCCTCAAGAAGAAGAACGAGCTAGTATAAAATCGGTATTGCAAGCTAATTTTTGCCGCGTCGAAGAAGCTTTGCGGGTGCTGGAAGAATACAGCAAGCTAACCCAACCAAGTATGGCTAAGGCTTGTAAGCAGATGCGCTATCAGGTTTATACCCTAGAAAGTAGTTTAATGGGTCATCAGCGCCATCAATTGTTGTGGCGATCGCATTTGTATCTTGTGACTTCCCCACATGAAAATTTGTTGAACAATGTCGAGGCCGCACTTAAAGGAGGATTAACCCTTTTACAATACCGCGACAAAACCGCCGATGATTCTTTGCGTCTGGAACAAGCGAGAAAATTACGGCAGTTATGCCATATTTACGGTGCTTTGTTCATTGTTAACGATCGCGTGGATCTAGCTTTAGCTGTCGATGCCGATGGGGTGCATCTCGGACAACAAGATATGCCTATTGCTGTTGCTCGGCAATTACTCGGTTCGCAGCGTCTGATAGGTCTTTCTACCACCAATAAAGAAGAAATGCAAGGAGCAATTGCTGAAAGTGTAGATTACATTGGCGTGGGGCCAGTTTATGAAACTCCCACGAAAGTAGGTAAAGCCGCAACAGGTTTAGAATATGTCAGCTATGCAGCCAAAAATTGCTCAATTCCCTGGTTTGCCATTGGGGGAATCGATGCCAATAATATCAATGATGCGATCGATGCCGGAGCCAAACGGGTAGCGGTGGTGCGATCGCTCATGCAAGCCGAACAGCCTACTCTAGTAACACAATATTTGCTATCCCAACTCAATCGCATTAAACCAGAAATTTAA
- a CDS encoding DUF1565 domain-containing protein — translation MIHRSAFTKYRRVDIMLARLKFLKSAKLLFFSLSVLSFTVSIGTASIAFLGSAIAQMPSTPNSAPVGEKTNSQANMLFVNPNGGNDSAGNGSESAPVKTITHALRLANTNTVIMLSTGTYSAETGEEFPLMLKPGVSIQGNPSNQGKDIIIQGGGDYLSRSFAGQNVTIVGATQALLTGVTVTNPNRRGYGLWIESSDPVIAENTFTGSTQDGISVCGNAAPTISKNYFDRNGANGITIAGNSSPQVKENVFHETGFGINIAQNAAPIVIGNQIQNNRSGIIVQAKARPILRNNIIQDNKEDGLVAIAQAMPDLGSASEPGGNQFQNNARYDINASAAKQVISAGGNNLVSDRITGKVDINGTIALATQNSQSTPSNVPQEIPSTGEITFSAPETSETTNDQTAPLPSNTISPSNPVPGQLNSQLLPLLSANIPLSAPISNQQPSTYRVARFPIPSSLSPRQIATNTSRVVTSSPAQPPNTPQLNYVRIDPNTIEFNAPEYPSNSVASMRNQTQQPLPMVEATAPNASALLPLPDNNIPITNTRNMQTSSASIPDGGNSATQLGILYRVVVPLTTDRDKDLVRSLAPGAFPTVWEGQRVMQAGVFSSEYNAKEMLKTLSSKGLRAIMEPLN, via the coding sequence ATGATTCACCGGAGTGCATTTACTAAGTACCGTAGAGTAGATATTATGCTTGCAAGGCTGAAGTTTCTGAAATCAGCAAAACTTTTATTTTTTAGCTTATCAGTATTATCTTTTACCGTAAGTATAGGAACAGCAAGTATAGCGTTCCTGGGTAGCGCGATCGCTCAGATGCCATCAACACCAAATTCAGCACCTGTGGGTGAGAAAACCAATTCTCAAGCTAACATGCTGTTTGTCAACCCCAATGGTGGAAATGACAGCGCAGGTAATGGCAGCGAATCCGCTCCTGTAAAAACGATTACCCATGCGTTGCGATTAGCTAACACCAATACTGTAATTATGCTCTCCACGGGTACTTATAGCGCCGAGACAGGAGAGGAATTTCCCTTAATGCTGAAACCGGGTGTTTCCATTCAAGGCAACCCTAGCAATCAAGGTAAGGATATTATCATTCAGGGAGGTGGTGATTACCTGAGCCGCAGCTTTGCCGGTCAAAATGTCACAATTGTGGGAGCAACCCAAGCTTTGCTGACTGGGGTAACGGTGACAAACCCCAATCGCCGGGGTTACGGTTTATGGATTGAATCTAGCGATCCGGTAATCGCGGAAAATACATTTACTGGTAGTACTCAAGATGGGATTTCTGTCTGTGGTAATGCTGCACCCACGATTAGCAAGAATTACTTCGATCGCAATGGAGCCAATGGCATCACAATAGCTGGTAACTCCAGTCCCCAAGTGAAGGAGAATGTTTTTCACGAAACGGGTTTTGGAATTAATATTGCTCAAAATGCCGCTCCGATAGTCATAGGCAATCAAATTCAGAACAATAGATCGGGAATTATCGTGCAAGCAAAGGCCCGCCCGATTTTACGGAATAATATTATTCAAGATAATAAAGAAGATGGTTTAGTTGCGATCGCTCAAGCAATGCCAGATTTGGGTAGTGCATCGGAACCTGGGGGTAATCAATTTCAAAATAATGCCCGCTACGATATTAACGCCAGCGCTGCTAAACAGGTAATTTCGGCTGGCGGTAATAATCTTGTGAGCGATCGCATCACTGGCAAGGTAGATATTAACGGGACAATAGCACTAGCAACCCAAAATTCTCAATCGACTCCCAGCAATGTGCCACAAGAAATACCATCAACTGGGGAAATCACCTTCTCGGCTCCCGAAACCTCTGAAACTACCAACGATCAAACAGCGCCATTACCCAGCAACACCATTTCACCCAGTAATCCTGTTCCTGGACAATTAAACAGTCAACTGTTGCCATTGTTGTCTGCGAACATACCACTTTCGGCACCCATCTCCAATCAACAGCCATCCACTTATAGAGTTGCTAGATTTCCTATTCCTAGCAGCTTATCACCTAGACAAATAGCAACTAACACTTCAAGAGTTGTAACTTCCAGTCCAGCGCAGCCGCCTAATACACCACAGTTGAATTATGTGCGGATCGATCCTAATACGATTGAGTTTAATGCTCCTGAGTACCCATCCAATTCAGTTGCCAGCATGAGGAATCAAACACAGCAGCCATTACCAATGGTAGAAGCTACTGCCCCAAATGCGTCAGCACTTTTACCACTTCCTGATAACAATATCCCTATTACTAATACTCGCAATATGCAAACAAGTTCTGCAAGTATTCCTGATGGTGGTAACTCTGCGACACAGTTAGGTATCCTTTATCGCGTAGTTGTTCCCTTAACTACTGACAGGGATAAGGATTTAGTGCGATCGCTTGCTCCTGGTGCCTTTCCCACAGTTTGGGAAGGACAAAGAGTTATGCAAGCAGGAGTATTTAGTAGTGAATATAACGCTAAGGAAATGCTCAAAACACTCTCTAGCAAAGGTTTAAGAGCCATTATGGAACCGTTGAATTAA
- the blaOXA gene encoding class D beta-lactamase, which yields MQSFVFTVIGCFAVVSVITFGTMYVVAQPASTSSERPAVKAPNFGRHFQEFGREGSILIYDSKNNRIYEHNPQRNVTAIAPASTFKIFNALVALEIGIVPDDVAVLTWDGIHREIDAWNHDTNLRQAFKDSTVWFYQVLARRAGYERMQQFINKVGYGNRKIGTAADIDRFWLQQQLLQITPKEQIKFLQRLYQSDLPFSQRTINLVKEIMIREQTPDYTLRGKTGWLTSRKPNVGWFVGYLEQNKNVYFFATTLDMLKAEDAPARIEITRRSLKDLGLLAQIN from the coding sequence ATGCAATCTTTTGTGTTTACAGTCATCGGATGTTTTGCTGTAGTTAGTGTGATTACCTTTGGGACTATGTATGTTGTGGCTCAACCTGCTTCAACCTCATCTGAACGTCCTGCTGTGAAAGCGCCAAATTTCGGGCGACATTTTCAAGAATTCGGGCGTGAAGGCTCAATCTTGATTTACGACTCAAAAAACAACCGCATTTATGAACACAACCCTCAACGGAATGTAACAGCGATCGCTCCAGCTTCGACATTCAAAATTTTTAACGCCCTGGTAGCTTTAGAAATAGGTATAGTTCCCGATGATGTGGCGGTTCTCACTTGGGATGGAATTCACCGAGAAATTGATGCCTGGAATCATGATACAAATTTGCGTCAAGCCTTTAAAGATTCAACTGTTTGGTTCTACCAAGTACTAGCACGTAGGGCTGGATATGAACGGATGCAGCAATTTATTAACAAAGTAGGTTATGGGAACCGTAAAATTGGTACCGCCGCAGACATCGATCGTTTTTGGCTACAACAGCAGCTATTACAAATTACACCCAAAGAGCAAATTAAGTTTTTGCAACGGTTGTATCAAAGCGATTTGCCTTTCTCGCAACGGACAATAAATCTTGTCAAAGAGATTATGATCCGCGAACAAACTCCAGACTACACACTGCGAGGAAAGACGGGATGGTTAACGAGTCGCAAACCAAATGTTGGTTGGTTTGTGGGTTATTTAGAGCAAAACAAAAACGTCTACTTTTTCGCCACAACCCTTGATATGCTTAAAGCAGAAGATGCACCCGCCCGCATCGAGATTACACGACGCAGCCTTAAAGATTTGGGCTTGCTGGCTCAAATCAACTAA
- a CDS encoding acyl-CoA desaturase, with product MTANFGAIAPERGNSPQLSWTNVVFFTTFHALALMAPWFFSWPALGLLVFLHWLFGSIGICLGYHRLLSHKSFQVPKWLEYAIALIGALALQGGPIFWVGGHRQHHAHTEDINLDPYSAQRGFWWSHILWIFYPRPEFFDYETYKKYAPDLARQPFYCWLDRYFLLLQIPFALLLYVLGGWPFVFYGVFLRCVLLWHSTWFVNSASHLWGYRTFDANDGARNLWWVSIVTYGEGWHNNHHTYPHMAKSGLSWWEIDITWWSILVLQTLGLAKKVVSRPPQGATHG from the coding sequence ATGACTGCAAATTTTGGGGCGATCGCCCCTGAGAGAGGCAACTCACCTCAACTCAGTTGGACAAATGTAGTATTTTTTACTACATTTCATGCCTTAGCACTTATGGCTCCTTGGTTTTTCTCCTGGCCAGCATTAGGTTTGCTAGTGTTTCTCCACTGGTTATTCGGGAGTATTGGTATTTGCCTAGGATATCATAGACTACTGAGCCATAAGAGCTTCCAAGTCCCCAAGTGGTTAGAGTATGCGATCGCCCTTATTGGAGCGCTGGCTTTGCAAGGTGGGCCGATTTTTTGGGTAGGTGGACACCGCCAGCATCACGCTCACACGGAAGATATTAATTTAGACCCCTACTCTGCTCAAAGAGGATTTTGGTGGAGTCATATACTATGGATTTTCTACCCGCGTCCCGAATTTTTTGACTATGAAACCTATAAGAAATATGCCCCCGATCTAGCTAGACAACCCTTCTATTGTTGGCTGGATCGCTACTTTTTGCTGTTGCAAATACCCTTTGCACTGCTCCTATATGTTTTAGGAGGATGGCCTTTTGTATTCTATGGTGTGTTTCTTAGATGTGTCTTGCTTTGGCACTCAACCTGGTTTGTGAACTCAGCATCACATCTGTGGGGTTATCGTACCTTTGATGCAAATGATGGCGCTCGTAATCTTTGGTGGGTATCCATCGTCACTTATGGAGAAGGATGGCATAACAACCATCATACTTATCCCCACATGGCGAAATCTGGATTGTCTTGGTGGGAGATTGATATTACTTGGTGGAGCATCCTAGTTTTGCAGACTTTGGGTTTAGCCAAAAAAGTTGTCTCACGTCCTCCTCAAGGTGCAACTCACGGCTAA
- the rppA gene encoding two-component system response regulator RppA translates to MRILLVDDEVELTEPLSRLLTREGYIVDAAYDGTSGNEYVQAGSYDLLILDWMLPGKTGLEICQQLRRQGKTTPVLFLTAKDTLDDRVQGLDAGADDYLVKPFELRELLARVRALLRRSGSQTYETTTGRLTVADLELDCENQVAYRQGRIIELSQKESQLLQYFMEHTGQLMTHAQIMHNLWQESEQPSSNVIAALIRLLRRKIEVGRETALIHTVYGKGYRFGASTVESG, encoded by the coding sequence ATGAGAATTTTATTAGTTGATGATGAAGTTGAACTAACTGAACCCTTGAGTCGCTTGTTAACTCGTGAGGGTTACATTGTGGATGCCGCTTACGATGGCACAAGTGGCAACGAATATGTACAAGCAGGCAGTTATGACCTACTAATTTTAGATTGGATGCTGCCAGGAAAAACGGGGTTAGAGATTTGTCAGCAATTGCGACGACAAGGCAAAACTACTCCTGTACTGTTTCTCACAGCTAAGGATACTCTAGATGACCGCGTACAAGGTTTAGATGCTGGTGCTGACGACTATCTAGTTAAACCCTTTGAACTGCGGGAGTTACTAGCCAGAGTCCGGGCTTTATTGCGTCGTTCCGGTTCCCAAACCTATGAAACCACCACCGGACGTTTAACCGTCGCTGATTTAGAACTCGATTGTGAAAATCAAGTCGCCTATCGCCAAGGAAGAATAATTGAGTTATCGCAAAAAGAAAGTCAGTTGCTGCAATATTTTATGGAACACACGGGACAACTAATGACTCATGCCCAAATTATGCATAATTTGTGGCAAGAGTCAGAACAACCCAGCAGTAATGTGATTGCAGCCTTAATTCGTTTGCTGCGCCGTAAGATTGAGGTAGGTAGAGAAACTGCGCTGATTCACACAGTCTACGGCAAAGGCTATCGTTTCGGTGCTTCTACAGTGGAGTCAGGTTAA
- a CDS encoding DUF1517 domain-containing protein, with protein sequence MRKKLQQTIKPLLKTFLVLSLVLALALSHADGALAARSGGRIGGGSFRAPSSRTYTPRTYAPPGGGGYYPGGGFGGGFGFPFLIPFWGIGGGFGGLFSILIFFAIANFLWQTFRRVSSGETGEADYSSNSPVSVTRLQVGLLAQARELQNELNHIAETADTNTPEGRAEILQEASLALLRHPEYFVYAGGGTQQASLNSAESQFNRLSLAERSKFSEETLSNVNNQLKAALAKDALPPVGELDNPTRLFTEGPGEYIIVTLLAATLGKFEIPAAINSADDLRQALRQIGSIPSEKLLAIEVLWTPQAENDTLTSDDVLANYPDLRLV encoded by the coding sequence ATGCGTAAAAAACTACAACAAACCATCAAACCACTGTTAAAGACCTTCTTAGTCCTAAGTCTGGTGTTAGCTTTGGCTCTTAGTCACGCCGATGGAGCATTAGCAGCCCGCAGTGGGGGCCGTATCGGTGGTGGCTCATTTAGAGCGCCTTCCAGCCGCACTTATACACCACGCACTTATGCGCCACCTGGCGGGGGCGGATATTATCCTGGCGGAGGATTTGGTGGCGGTTTTGGCTTTCCCTTCCTAATTCCTTTTTGGGGTATTGGGGGAGGATTTGGTGGTCTATTTAGCATCTTAATCTTCTTTGCGATCGCTAATTTCCTATGGCAAACTTTCCGCCGCGTCTCTAGTGGTGAAACTGGAGAAGCCGATTACAGCAGCAACTCTCCTGTTTCGGTAACTCGTTTACAAGTCGGTTTGTTAGCTCAAGCCCGCGAATTGCAAAATGAACTCAACCACATTGCTGAAACTGCTGATACTAACACCCCAGAGGGGAGAGCAGAAATTCTGCAAGAAGCCAGCCTAGCTTTACTCCGTCATCCCGAATACTTTGTATATGCAGGTGGTGGTACTCAACAAGCCAGTTTAAATTCAGCTGAAAGTCAGTTTAATCGGCTGTCACTGGCAGAACGCAGCAAATTTAGTGAAGAAACTCTTTCTAACGTCAACAACCAGCTAAAAGCAGCTCTTGCCAAAGATGCTTTACCCCCGGTTGGTGAACTCGACAATCCCACCCGCCTATTTACTGAAGGCCCTGGAGAATATATTATTGTCACCTTGCTGGCAGCTACACTAGGCAAGTTTGAAATCCCCGCAGCAATTAACAGTGCTGATGATTTGCGTCAAGCTTTGCGCCAAATTGGTAGTATCCCTAGTGAGAAACTTCTGGCAATTGAAGTACTTTGGACTCCACAGGCTGAAAATGATACCCTCACATCTGATGATGTACTGGC
- a CDS encoding TetR/AcrR family transcriptional regulator, with protein MSSHLISTRQRLIQAALELFSAQGVSATTTRQIAEKAEVNEVTLFRNFGNKHGLLLAVLEESAAFKDLGESLVRRATPPGNVYQALKDYASDSLHALERVPEFVRSVVGEADQFPAENRRALGRGVTEANRYVAQYLATVIQQGHLNTYLPAEKLASLLNGMILGYAVIEFTSEFHELWEDRDDFLENLVELFLHGAMSSSAESATSCFQGGFNTTEVADLPASLVNEILQQARKSGIRDYALAYVLFGAGLSATEIIRLERSHQIYDPQGHFLQITIPGFVRQVPVNQWILGKRYGSFTNNPLIKWLKSRKDAQTGMFLNEIGTPMSESELEKRWQVWSEGLLTPQGQTPAIAQAQQTWRVEMLMRGISLENLIILTGCDRSQLQPYVRRAKEKAALEQATRLDHKPG; from the coding sequence ATGTCTTCTCACCTTATTTCCACTCGTCAACGCCTGATTCAAGCTGCACTTGAGTTGTTTTCGGCTCAGGGAGTTAGCGCTACCACAACCCGCCAAATTGCTGAAAAAGCCGAAGTCAACGAAGTGACTCTATTTCGGAATTTTGGCAATAAGCACGGATTACTTTTAGCTGTGCTAGAAGAGTCCGCAGCCTTCAAGGATTTAGGTGAGTCGCTAGTGCGGCGGGCAACGCCTCCCGGTAATGTCTACCAAGCTCTGAAAGATTATGCAAGTGATAGCTTGCACGCATTAGAACGAGTACCAGAGTTCGTCCGGTCTGTGGTAGGTGAAGCCGACCAATTCCCGGCAGAAAATCGCCGCGCATTAGGCAGGGGAGTAACAGAGGCAAACCGCTATGTAGCTCAGTATTTAGCTACTGTAATCCAGCAAGGACACCTAAATACCTATTTACCCGCAGAAAAATTAGCCAGTTTGCTGAATGGGATGATCTTGGGATATGCCGTAATTGAGTTCACCAGCGAATTTCACGAACTTTGGGAGGATCGGGATGATTTTCTGGAAAATTTGGTGGAGTTGTTTTTACATGGAGCCATGTCATCCTCAGCAGAATCAGCAACAAGCTGTTTCCAAGGAGGGTTTAACACCACAGAAGTAGCTGATTTACCAGCTAGTTTAGTTAATGAAATTCTGCAACAAGCAAGGAAATCGGGAATCCGAGATTATGCCTTGGCTTATGTGTTATTTGGGGCTGGGTTATCTGCCACAGAAATAATCCGCTTGGAGCGATCGCACCAAATCTACGATCCTCAAGGGCACTTCCTACAAATTACAATCCCCGGATTTGTCCGTCAAGTGCCTGTGAATCAATGGATTTTGGGCAAACGCTACGGTTCTTTTACCAATAATCCCTTAATTAAATGGCTGAAAAGTCGTAAAGATGCTCAAACAGGCATGTTTCTGAATGAAATAGGCACGCCGATGTCAGAATCAGAGCTTGAGAAACGTTGGCAAGTGTGGAGTGAGGGACTATTAACTCCCCAAGGGCAAACGCCAGCGATCGCCCAGGCGCAACAAACCTGGCGCGTAGAAATGTTAATGCGGGGAATCAGCTTAGAAAATTTGATTATTTTAACAGGTTGCGATCGCTCTCAATTACAACCCTATGTCCGTCGAGCCAAAGAAAAAGCCGCCTTAGAGCAAGCCACCCGTTTGGATCACAAGCCAGGATAG
- a CDS encoding flavin-containing monooxygenase, whose product METKQICVIGAGISGLVTTKTFLEEGYDVTVFEKQKGLGGVWEQSRSYPGLTTQNTRDTYSFSDYPMPASYPEWPTAEDMRNYLNSYAQNFGVLERIRFQTEVTNVSRKTGEQPGWVVTIRVKDGNGDETREEKHEFDFVLVCNGTFSIPKLPSLPGREEFVASGGQLIHSTEFNNASIIEGKRVVVVGFGKSACDIATLGANIAKKSSLVFRKPMWKVPRFFLGLVNLKYILLTRFSEAWFPYRQMGRVEKLLHTLGKPLVWAFWRTNEMLIRLQFGLDSCGMLPELPLNVVNCTISIAPPDFFKYVHSGKIQAIKTTIAKFIPDGVELANGQQLQADVVIFGTGFTQELPFLEEQYRRQIIDEDGNFNLYRYLIHPNIPQMGFVGYNSSFYSQLTSEVGAWWLLEYVKGNLLLPSPSAMYQEMAADIDWMKTQYHSVVAKATCITSFSLRYTEQLMEDMGANNQLGVWKGISQIMMPVDLSLYHKLRQELKSQRLK is encoded by the coding sequence ATGGAAACCAAGCAAATTTGCGTGATTGGGGCTGGAATTAGTGGTCTGGTAACAACTAAAACTTTTCTCGAAGAAGGCTACGACGTTACTGTATTCGAGAAACAAAAAGGACTTGGTGGTGTTTGGGAACAATCTCGAAGTTACCCAGGATTAACAACCCAGAATACACGTGACACATATAGTTTTTCCGACTATCCCATGCCTGCATCATACCCAGAGTGGCCCACAGCAGAAGATATGCGGAATTACTTAAATTCATACGCCCAGAATTTTGGGGTTCTTGAGAGAATTCGCTTCCAAACGGAAGTTACCAATGTTTCCCGCAAAACTGGAGAACAACCAGGATGGGTAGTTACCATCAGAGTGAAAGATGGTAATGGCGATGAGACAAGAGAGGAAAAGCACGAATTTGACTTTGTACTAGTGTGCAATGGCACCTTCAGCATCCCGAAGTTACCTTCTTTGCCTGGTAGAGAAGAATTTGTCGCATCTGGAGGACAGTTAATTCATTCTACCGAATTTAACAATGCATCAATCATTGAGGGTAAACGGGTAGTAGTAGTGGGTTTTGGCAAATCTGCCTGCGATATTGCGACTTTGGGGGCAAACATAGCCAAAAAATCCAGCCTCGTCTTCCGTAAACCGATGTGGAAGGTTCCGAGATTTTTCCTGGGTTTAGTAAACCTGAAGTATATTTTATTAACTCGCTTTTCAGAAGCTTGGTTCCCCTACCGTCAGATGGGACGGGTTGAAAAATTACTACACACTCTGGGGAAGCCGCTAGTGTGGGCTTTCTGGCGCACTAATGAGATGCTGATACGCCTGCAATTCGGGCTTGATAGTTGCGGAATGTTGCCTGAACTACCTCTAAATGTGGTTAACTGTACCATTAGCATAGCTCCGCCAGATTTCTTTAAGTACGTCCACTCTGGTAAAATTCAGGCAATTAAAACAACCATTGCCAAGTTTATCCCTGATGGTGTGGAATTAGCTAATGGTCAGCAGTTGCAGGCAGATGTAGTAATTTTTGGGACAGGATTTACCCAAGAACTTCCCTTTCTCGAAGAACAATATCGCCGACAGATAATTGATGAAGATGGTAATTTTAATCTTTATCGTTATCTGATTCATCCTAATATTCCCCAGATGGGTTTTGTTGGCTATAACAGCAGTTTCTATAGTCAGTTGACATCAGAAGTTGGTGCTTGGTGGCTACTAGAGTATGTCAAAGGCAATTTGTTATTGCCTTCGCCGTCAGCAATGTATCAAGAAATGGCAGCAGATATCGACTGGATGAAAACTCAATACCATAGTGTTGTAGCGAAGGCGACATGCATCACTTCGTTTTCTTTGCGTTACACTGAGCAACTTATGGAAGATATGGGTGCAAATAATCAGCTTGGTGTCTGGAAGGGAATTTCACAGATTATGATGCCTGTGGATTTATCCCTCTACCACAAACTTCGACAGGAATTAAAGTCGCAAAGACTAAAATAA